In a single window of the Pandoraea pulmonicola genome:
- a CDS encoding carbonic anhydrase, giving the protein MCDSKKCTAEIPTPARRKFLRMTGSSALVASIGGLSTSGLAIAATDKAPPKPQNILSPDDALTRLSEGNARYVAGLTKRHDFAHEREALSAGQNPYAAVLSCADSRIAPEYAFDSARGDLFVVRVAGNFVNDDVLGSLEYAVAVLKVPVIVVLGHDRCGAVDAAVKVATKGAKYPGRIQSLADAILPSVDKIKGEATNLLDASITQNVRDSVFNLQAQSAIIRDAEKAGKLKIVGGVYRLHTGKVEIFG; this is encoded by the coding sequence ATGTGCGATTCAAAAAAATGCACGGCAGAAATCCCGACACCGGCTCGCCGGAAGTTCCTGCGTATGACAGGCTCATCGGCCTTGGTTGCCAGTATCGGCGGGTTGTCAACCAGCGGTCTTGCGATAGCCGCGACTGACAAGGCGCCGCCCAAGCCGCAGAACATCTTGTCACCTGATGACGCATTAACGCGCTTGAGCGAGGGAAACGCGAGGTATGTAGCGGGGCTGACCAAGCGTCACGATTTCGCCCATGAGCGGGAGGCACTTAGCGCGGGACAGAACCCCTATGCAGCGGTGCTGAGTTGCGCCGATTCAAGAATCGCGCCCGAATACGCGTTCGATAGCGCACGGGGGGACCTGTTCGTTGTGCGCGTCGCAGGCAACTTCGTCAACGACGACGTGCTGGGTAGCCTCGAATATGCTGTTGCGGTATTAAAAGTGCCGGTAATCGTCGTACTCGGACACGACAGGTGCGGAGCGGTGGACGCGGCAGTCAAAGTTGCGACGAAGGGCGCGAAATATCCGGGAAGAATTCAATCGCTCGCTGACGCAATCCTGCCGTCGGTCGACAAGATCAAAGGCGAAGCAACGAACCTGCTTGACGCCTCGATTACGCAAAACGTCCGCGATAGCGTGTTTAATCTGCAGGCGCAGTCGGCAATTATCAGGGACGCTGAAAAGGCGGGAAAACTCAAAATCGTTGGCGGGGTTTATCGCCTTCACACCGGAAAGGTCGAGATCTTCGGGTGA
- a CDS encoding DUF2783 domain-containing protein codes for MALDTQPRLTRPDDFYEALIDMHRDLNDAQSQAANAQLILLLANQIGDHDTLLSAIRLARAGALDTPAH; via the coding sequence ATGGCACTCGATACGCAACCGCGTCTGACGCGTCCCGACGATTTCTACGAAGCGCTGATCGACATGCACCGCGATCTGAACGACGCGCAGAGCCAGGCCGCCAACGCGCAACTGATTCTGCTGCTCGCCAACCAGATCGGCGATCACGACACGCTGCTCTCGGCGATTCGCCTGGCGCGTGCCGGCGCACTGGATACCCCGGCACACTGA